The Vicia villosa cultivar HV-30 ecotype Madison, WI unplaced genomic scaffold, Vvil1.0 ctg.001304F_1_1, whole genome shotgun sequence genome window below encodes:
- the LOC131634474 gene encoding uncharacterized protein LOC131634474, which produces MVDIDNLEEHQIRIKDNMDSRDESKSKKKGTVIPFGRIITNLLVQTKIVEELENAGIVKYLYTINGSVLNATSLKKMGLIQIIGTAPKPNPNVRNRRGPVLAEFELFFLNEQPDIKVHYLNILKQDGSVDTKMKTSRQKLPSTKDGVIEDFPEAASQKERRTKRKQDVPSISKEKSTEEKVAEVNKEVAVEKETKEKEDVVIKKKQKKNEKEDDTNKDEKDVEKKKKKDKKKKKKK; this is translated from the exons ATGGTGGATATTGATAATTTGGAAGAACATCAAATTCGTATCAAAGATAACATG GATTCTCGAGATGAGAGCAAATCAAAGAAGAAAGGAactgttattccttttggaaggattattaccaatcttctggttcaaactaaGATAGTTGAAGAGTTGGAAAATGCTGGAATAGTCAAATATCTCTATACAATCAATGGAAGTGTCTTGAATGCTacttctttgaagaaaatgggtCTTATTCAAATTATTGGCACTGCTCCTAAACCAAATCCAAATGTCAGAAACAGAAGAGGTccagttcttgctgagtttgagttGTTCTTTCTGAATGAACAGCCAGATATTAAGGTTCATTACCTTAATATTCTTAAACAAGATGGTTCTGTGGATACTAAGATGAAGACAAGCAGGCAGAAGCTTCCGTCTACCAAGGATGGTGTGATAGAAGACTTTCCAGAAGCTGCTTCTCAAAAAGAGAGAAGGACAAAGCGTAAACAAGATGTTCCTTCTATCAGTAAGGAGAAGAGCACTGAAGAAAAAGTTGCTGAAGTAAATAAAGAAGTTGCagttgaaaaagaaactaaagaaaaagaagatgTAGTGATTaaaaagaaacagaagaagaatgaaaaagaggatGATACGAATAAGGATGAGAAGGAcgtagagaagaagaaaaagaaagataagaagaagaagaaaaagaag